Proteins encoded in a region of the Canis lupus familiaris isolate Mischka breed German Shepherd chromosome 1, alternate assembly UU_Cfam_GSD_1.0, whole genome shotgun sequence genome:
- the EML2 gene encoding echinoderm microtubule-associated protein-like 2 isoform X3, whose amino-acid sequence MRWRPPTAWTRAPSCLLAGSSWTGCISSYGYRGRDCRANLYLLPTGEIVYFVASVAVLYSVEEQRQRHYLGHNDDIKCLAVHPDMVTIATGQVAGTTKEGKPLPPHVRIWDSVSLSTLHVLGLGVFDRAVCCVGFSKSNGGNLLCAVDESNDHMLSVWDWAKEAKVVDGKCSNEAVLVATFHPTDPTLLITCGKSHIYFWSLEGGSLSKRQGLFEKHEKPKYVLCVTFLEGGDVVTGDSGGNLYVWGKGGNRITQAVLGAHDGGVFGLCALRDGTLVSGGGRDRRVVLWGSDYSKLQEVEVPEDFGPVRTVAEGRGDTLYVGTTRNSILQGSVHTGFSLLVQGHVEELWGLATHPSRAQFVTCGQDKLVHLWSAESHQPLWSRIIEDPARSAGFHPSGSVLAVGTVTGRWLLLDTETHDLVAIHTDGNEQISVVSFSPDGAYLTVGSHDNLVYVYTVDQGGRKVSRLGKCSGHSSFITHLDWAQDSSCFVTNSGDYEILYWDPATCKQITSADAVRNVEWATATCVLGFGVFGIWSEGADGTDINAVARSHDGKLLASADDFGKVHLFSYPCCQPRALSHKYGGHSSHVTNVAFLWDDSMALTTGGKDTSVLQWRVV is encoded by the exons GCATCTCCAGCTATGGCTACCGCGGCCGGGACTGTCGGGCCAACCTTTACCTGCTGCCTACCGGGGAGATCGTGTACTTCGTGGCCTCCGTGGCCGTGCTGTACAgtgtggaggagcagaggcagcgGCACTACCTGGGACACAACGATGACATCAAATG CCTGGCTGTCCACCCTGATATGGTCACCATTGCCACCGGGCAGGTGGCAGGCACCACTAAAGAGGGGAAG CCACTACCACCACACGTGCGCATTTGGGACTCAGTCTCCCTCTCCACCTTACATGTGCTGGGCCTGGGGGTGTTTGACAGAGCTGTGTGCTGTGTAGGCTTTTCCAAATCT AATGGGGGCAACCTGCTGTGTGCAGTGGACGAATCCAACGATCACATGCTCTCTGTGTGGGACTGGGCCAAGGAGGCCAAGGTGGTGGATGGCAAG TGCTCCAACGAGGCTGTGCTGGTGGCCACCTTCCACCCCACAGACCCCACCCTGCTCATCACCTGCGGGAAATCCCACATCTACTTCTGGAGTCTGGAGGGGGGCAGCCTGAGCAAACGGCAGGGCCTCTTTGAG AAACACGAGAAACCGAAGTATGTGCTGTGTGTGACCTTTCTGGAGGGTGGCGATGTGGTCACCGGGGACTCTGGGGGGAACCTCTATGTTTGGGGCAAAG GTGGGAACCGCATCACACAGGCGGTGCTGGGCGCCCATGATGGTGGTGTGTTTGGGCTCTGCGCCCTGCGGGACGGGACGCTGGTGTCCGGAGGAGGCCGTGATCGTCGAGTGGTCCTCTGGGGTTCCGACTACAGCAAGCTGCAGGAGGTGGAg GTCCCAGAGGACTTCGGCCCAGTGCGCACCGTGGCGGAGGGCCGGGGGGACACCCTGTACGTGGGCACTACCCGCAACTCCATCCTACAGGGCTCTGTCCACACGGGCTTCTCACTGCTTGTCCAG GGCCACGTGGAAGAGCTGTGGGGCCTGGCCACACACCCCAGCCGGGCACAGTTTGTGACATGTGGGCAGGATAAGCTGGTGCATCTGTGGAGCGCGGAGTCCCACCAGCCCCTGTGGAGCAGGATCATCGAG GACCCTGCCCGCTCTGCTGGCTTCCACCCCAGTGGCTCTGTCCTGGCCGTGGGCACGGTGACTGGCAG ATGGCTCCTACTGGACACAGAGACCCATGACCTGGTGGCTATCCACACCGATGGCAATGAACAGATCTCAGTGGTCAGCTTCTCTCCAG acggGGCGTACCTGACCGTGGGCTCCCACGACAACTTGGTGTACGTGTACACGGTGGACCAGGGCGGCCGCAAGGTCAGCCGCCTGGGCAAGTGCTCG gGGCATTCCAGCTTTATCACCCACCTGGACTGGGCCCAGGACAGTAGCTGCTTTGTCACCAACTCCGGCGACTACGAGATTCTGTACT GGGACCCGGCTACTTGTAAGCAGATCACCAGTGCAGATGCTGTGAGGAATGTGGAGTGGGCCACAGCTACTTGTGTCCTGGGGTTTGGTGTGTTCG GGATCTGGTCTGAGGGAGCGGATGGTACTGACATCAATGCGGTGGCCCGCTCCCACGATGGGAAGTTGCTGGCTTCAGCTGATGACTTTGGCAAAGTCCACCTGTTCAGCTACCCCTGCTGTCAGCCCCGA GCCCTCAGCCACAAATACGGCGGACACAGCAGCCATGTGACGAATGTGGCCTTCTTGTGGGATGACAGCATGGCCCTGACCACGGGGGGCAAGGACACCAGTGTGCTGCAGTGGCGGGTGGTCTAA
- the EML2 gene encoding echinoderm microtubule-associated protein-like 2 isoform X2: MSSFGAGKTKEVIFSLEEGSVKMFLRGRPVPMLIPDEMAPTYSLDTRSELPPSRLKLDWVYGYRGRDCRANLYLLPTGEIVYFVASVAVLYSVEEQRQRHYLGHNDDIKCLAVHPDMVTIATGQVAGTTKEGKPLPPHVRIWDSVSLSTLHVLGLGVFDRAVCCVGFSKSNGGNLLCAVDESNDHMLSVWDWAKEAKVVDGKCSNEAVLVATFHPTDPTLLITCGKSHIYFWSLEGGSLSKRQGLFEKHEKPKYVLCVTFLEGGDVVTGDSGGNLYVWGKGGNRITQAVLGAHDGGVFGLCALRDGTLVSGGGRDRRVVLWGSDYSKLQEVEVPEDFGPVRTVAEGRGDTLYVGTTRNSILQGSVHTGFSLLVQGHVEELWGLATHPSRAQFVTCGQDKLVHLWSAESHQPLWSRIIEDPARSAGFHPSGSVLAVGTVTGRWLLLDTETHDLVAIHTDGNEQISVVSFSPDGAYLTVGSHDNLVYVYTVDQGGRKVSRLGKCSGHSSFITHLDWAQDSSCFVTNSGDYEILYWDPATCKQITSADAVRNVEWATATCVLGFGVFGIWSEGADGTDINAVARSHDGKLLASADDFGKVHLFSYPCCQPRALSHKYGGHSSHVTNVAFLWDDSMALTTGGKDTSVLQWRVV, encoded by the exons CTATGGCTACCGCGGCCGGGACTGTCGGGCCAACCTTTACCTGCTGCCTACCGGGGAGATCGTGTACTTCGTGGCCTCCGTGGCCGTGCTGTACAgtgtggaggagcagaggcagcgGCACTACCTGGGACACAACGATGACATCAAATG CCTGGCTGTCCACCCTGATATGGTCACCATTGCCACCGGGCAGGTGGCAGGCACCACTAAAGAGGGGAAG CCACTACCACCACACGTGCGCATTTGGGACTCAGTCTCCCTCTCCACCTTACATGTGCTGGGCCTGGGGGTGTTTGACAGAGCTGTGTGCTGTGTAGGCTTTTCCAAATCT AATGGGGGCAACCTGCTGTGTGCAGTGGACGAATCCAACGATCACATGCTCTCTGTGTGGGACTGGGCCAAGGAGGCCAAGGTGGTGGATGGCAAG TGCTCCAACGAGGCTGTGCTGGTGGCCACCTTCCACCCCACAGACCCCACCCTGCTCATCACCTGCGGGAAATCCCACATCTACTTCTGGAGTCTGGAGGGGGGCAGCCTGAGCAAACGGCAGGGCCTCTTTGAG AAACACGAGAAACCGAAGTATGTGCTGTGTGTGACCTTTCTGGAGGGTGGCGATGTGGTCACCGGGGACTCTGGGGGGAACCTCTATGTTTGGGGCAAAG GTGGGAACCGCATCACACAGGCGGTGCTGGGCGCCCATGATGGTGGTGTGTTTGGGCTCTGCGCCCTGCGGGACGGGACGCTGGTGTCCGGAGGAGGCCGTGATCGTCGAGTGGTCCTCTGGGGTTCCGACTACAGCAAGCTGCAGGAGGTGGAg GTCCCAGAGGACTTCGGCCCAGTGCGCACCGTGGCGGAGGGCCGGGGGGACACCCTGTACGTGGGCACTACCCGCAACTCCATCCTACAGGGCTCTGTCCACACGGGCTTCTCACTGCTTGTCCAG GGCCACGTGGAAGAGCTGTGGGGCCTGGCCACACACCCCAGCCGGGCACAGTTTGTGACATGTGGGCAGGATAAGCTGGTGCATCTGTGGAGCGCGGAGTCCCACCAGCCCCTGTGGAGCAGGATCATCGAG GACCCTGCCCGCTCTGCTGGCTTCCACCCCAGTGGCTCTGTCCTGGCCGTGGGCACGGTGACTGGCAG ATGGCTCCTACTGGACACAGAGACCCATGACCTGGTGGCTATCCACACCGATGGCAATGAACAGATCTCAGTGGTCAGCTTCTCTCCAG acggGGCGTACCTGACCGTGGGCTCCCACGACAACTTGGTGTACGTGTACACGGTGGACCAGGGCGGCCGCAAGGTCAGCCGCCTGGGCAAGTGCTCG gGGCATTCCAGCTTTATCACCCACCTGGACTGGGCCCAGGACAGTAGCTGCTTTGTCACCAACTCCGGCGACTACGAGATTCTGTACT GGGACCCGGCTACTTGTAAGCAGATCACCAGTGCAGATGCTGTGAGGAATGTGGAGTGGGCCACAGCTACTTGTGTCCTGGGGTTTGGTGTGTTCG GGATCTGGTCTGAGGGAGCGGATGGTACTGACATCAATGCGGTGGCCCGCTCCCACGATGGGAAGTTGCTGGCTTCAGCTGATGACTTTGGCAAAGTCCACCTGTTCAGCTACCCCTGCTGTCAGCCCCGA GCCCTCAGCCACAAATACGGCGGACACAGCAGCCATGTGACGAATGTGGCCTTCTTGTGGGATGACAGCATGGCCCTGACCACGGGGGGCAAGGACACCAGTGTGCTGCAGTGGCGGGTGGTCTAA